One window from the genome of Jeotgalibaca sp. MA1X17-3 encodes:
- a CDS encoding metal-dependent transcriptional regulator: MTPQKEDYLKVIVELGGDKELVNNKLIGKALSVSAASVTEMSSKLLKEGFISHIPYQGVKVTEKGLLIANQVIRKHRLWEVFLAEQLGFSWDKVHEIAEKLEHVSSGELIDRLDQYLGFPKTDPHGGMIPDREGNIPDVDSYQLFELEIGQNFTILEVDDETDFLQYLSAKGIHLEKVYTIKKVESFEGPISFYDENNNEYQISFKAASKLTVNKY, translated from the coding sequence ATGACTCCACAAAAGGAAGATTATTTAAAAGTCATTGTAGAACTAGGAGGAGACAAAGAACTAGTCAATAATAAGTTAATTGGAAAAGCACTTTCCGTATCAGCTGCCTCCGTAACGGAGATGTCTTCTAAACTTCTTAAAGAAGGGTTTATTTCACATATTCCTTATCAAGGGGTTAAAGTTACTGAGAAAGGCTTGCTAATCGCAAACCAGGTGATTAGAAAGCATCGTTTATGGGAAGTTTTTTTGGCGGAACAACTAGGATTTTCTTGGGATAAAGTTCATGAAATTGCTGAGAAATTGGAACATGTTTCTTCAGGAGAATTAATTGATCGATTAGACCAATACTTAGGTTTTCCAAAAACAGATCCTCATGGTGGAATGATTCCAGACAGAGAAGGAAATATTCCTGATGTTGATTCCTATCAGTTGTTTGAATTGGAGATAGGGCAAAACTTTACTATACTAGAAGTGGATGACGAAACGGATTTTCTTCAATACCTTTCTGCTAAAGGAATTCATTTAGAAAAAGTTTATACGATAAAAAAAGTTGAATCTTTTGAAGGCCCCATTTCTTTTTATGATGAAAACAATAATGAATATCAAATTTCCTTTAAAGCGGCATCCAAACTTACCGTAAATAAATACTAG
- the dinB gene encoding DNA polymerase IV: MEYGLLTFKELDNDLNRKIIHIDMDAFYASVEERDNPSLKGKPLVIANDPRRTGGRGVVTTANYVARTYGIHSAMSSQKAFELCPHALFIPPRMDYYRSVSSDIRNVFLKYTDTIEPLSLDEAYLDVTQNKVNIPSASIIARKIQSEVWKEVGLTCSAGVSYNKFLAKMASDFKKPAGLTVITPKDAQNFLFELPIEKFYGVGEKTAEKLVQLNIKNGKDLFGLSANQLIDDFGKMGYVLFRKVRGIDNNPVTSNRERKSLGRELTYSPFLTQEEQVEEEIRKLSYTVSQSLEKHKVHGQVVVLKIRYADFYTVTRQKSFVDYVGSKEEIFSKAIALWEEHGEIDKEIRLLGITLTQLAPRSYTNIQLPLWKTTKL, from the coding sequence ATGGAATACGGATTACTGACATTTAAAGAATTAGATAATGACTTGAATCGTAAAATCATCCATATTGATATGGATGCCTTTTATGCTTCTGTAGAAGAAAGAGATAATCCTTCTCTGAAAGGAAAACCTCTTGTTATTGCTAATGATCCAAGAAGAACAGGAGGTCGTGGAGTGGTAACGACTGCAAACTATGTGGCTCGTACCTATGGAATCCATTCCGCAATGAGTTCTCAAAAAGCATTTGAACTTTGTCCTCATGCTCTTTTTATTCCTCCACGAATGGACTACTATCGATCTGTTTCTTCTGATATACGAAATGTCTTTTTAAAATATACGGACACAATTGAACCTTTATCATTGGATGAAGCGTATTTAGATGTTACTCAAAACAAAGTGAATATTCCTAGTGCTAGTATTATTGCTAGAAAAATTCAAAGTGAAGTTTGGAAAGAAGTAGGTCTTACTTGTTCGGCAGGAGTATCCTATAATAAATTTCTTGCTAAAATGGCCTCAGATTTTAAAAAACCGGCGGGACTTACGGTTATTACTCCTAAAGATGCTCAAAATTTTCTTTTTGAATTGCCAATTGAAAAGTTTTATGGAGTCGGAGAAAAAACTGCTGAAAAATTAGTACAGTTAAATATTAAAAATGGGAAAGACTTATTTGGACTTTCTGCCAATCAATTGATTGATGATTTTGGCAAAATGGGTTATGTTCTTTTTCGAAAAGTTAGAGGAATCGATAACAATCCTGTTACTTCAAATCGTGAAAGAAAATCTTTAGGCAGAGAATTAACGTATAGCCCTTTTTTAACACAAGAAGAACAGGTAGAAGAAGAAATCCGTAAACTTTCCTATACGGTATCTCAATCGTTGGAAAAACATAAAGTACATGGACAAGTAGTGGTTTTAAAAATTCGTTATGCCGATTTTTATACAGTGACCAGACAAAAAAGTTTTGTGGATTATGTAGGAAGTAAAGAAGAAATCTTTTCAAAAGCTATAGCTTTGTGGGAAGAGCATGGAGAAATAGACAAAGAGATCCGATTGTTAGGAATAACTCTCACACAACTAGCTCCTCGATCTTATACAAATATCCAACTGCCACTATGGAAGACAACTAAATTATAA
- a CDS encoding post-transcriptional regulator has product MNEEHTDFYDELLPWFNYKVTEFSKEGYDNIEAKELYICFKNHVWKHSVPSYYYQRVFDIMNFTVNQFFDFKTLEAQIYQVSSLDEINFEEFL; this is encoded by the coding sequence ATGAATGAAGAGCATACTGATTTTTATGATGAATTACTTCCCTGGTTTAATTACAAGGTAACGGAATTTTCCAAAGAGGGGTACGATAACATAGAAGCAAAAGAATTATATATTTGTTTCAAAAATCATGTATGGAAACATTCAGTTCCGTCTTATTACTACCAAAGGGTTTTTGATATTATGAATTTTACGGTCAATCAATTTTTTGATTTTAAGACTTTAGAAGCACAAATTTATCAAGTTTCATCATTAGACGAAATAAATTTTGAAGAATTTTTATAA
- the yajC gene encoding preprotein translocase subunit YajC: MPQSTIMMVLFYALIFGVMYFILIRPQKKQAKKTKDMLDQIKPGDKVVTIGGLHGVVDEVNLTNNTVILDCEGIFLTFEKRAISRIVDVSTIATNDGIVEQSDVEEPADTVVFDDTEDSDETNL; the protein is encoded by the coding sequence ATGCCACAAAGTACAATAATGATGGTTCTATTTTATGCTTTAATTTTTGGTGTAATGTATTTCATTTTGATTCGCCCTCAAAAAAAACAGGCGAAAAAAACAAAAGATATGTTGGATCAAATCAAACCAGGAGATAAAGTTGTTACAATTGGTGGGCTTCATGGAGTAGTAGATGAAGTAAACTTAACAAATAATACAGTTATCTTGGATTGCGAAGGAATCTTCTTAACGTTTGAAAAACGTGCGATTTCGCGAATTGTTGATGTATCAACCATTGCTACAAATGACGGAATAGTAGAACAATCGGATGTAGAAGAACCAGCAGATACAGTTGTGTTTGATGATACTGAAGATTCTGATGAAACCAACCTATGA
- the adhE gene encoding bifunctional acetaldehyde-CoA/alcohol dehydrogenase encodes MSTNIKSKKENKKEITTEEIISGYTDKGLQALEILETMNQEEIDKIVHHMALSALDQHMQLAKMAVEETGRGVYEDKCLKNIYASENIWHAIKKNKTVGIIEDNEIDQIIKVAAPLGVIAGIIPTTNPTSTTIFKALICMKTRNPVIFSFHPSAEQCSKKAAEILYQAALEAGAPEGCIQWVDGVSMEKTSTLMNHPDVAAVLATGGSAMVKAAYSTGKPALGVGPGNVPSYIEKSANVKRAVNDLVISKTFDNGMVCASEQAVIVDKEIYAEVKSEFLKRKAYFVKDSEKAQLEDAMMNETKTGVKSQIVGMPAVKIAALAGIEVPIETKILIVELPGAGEKYPLSREKLSPVLAMMEATSTKHGFALCKDMLNLNGLGHSASIHTRREDFVNEFGKEMKACRILVNSPSAQGGIGGLYNNNLPSLTLGCGSYGRNSVSGNVTSFDLLNIKTIAKRRNNMQWIKVPDRIYFEENSVRYLRDMQDVERVFIVCDEGMVQLGYVDVVIEQLKKRTNKVVYSIFSDVEPNPTTKTVEQGTNKMREFEPDTIIAIGGGSPMDAAKAMWLFYEHPESNFFGAKQKYLDIRKRTYKINRMEKASLVCIPTTSGTGSEVTPFTVITDSETHIKYPLADYALTPDVAIIDPQFVYSVPKPVVADTGMDVLTHAIESYVSVLASDYTKGLSLQAIKLVFENLKNSYEYGDKESREKIHNASTMAGMAFANAFLGISHSLAHKIGGLWELVHGRTNAVLLPHIIRYNASEPMKLSMWAKYEYFRADEDYADIARFIGLKGETTEELVEALAQAITQLGKDVGIKMSFQEQEVPEEWLLKDGDKIAELAFEDQCTTANPKQPLISELKEVLYSAYYGK; translated from the coding sequence ATGAGTACAAATATTAAATCTAAGAAGGAAAACAAAAAAGAAATCACCACTGAAGAAATTATTTCAGGGTATACAGATAAAGGTCTACAAGCATTAGAAATTTTGGAAACAATGAACCAGGAAGAAATAGATAAGATTGTTCATCACATGGCACTAAGTGCACTTGATCAACATATGCAATTGGCAAAGATGGCTGTGGAAGAAACAGGACGCGGTGTTTATGAAGATAAATGTCTAAAGAATATATATGCTTCTGAAAATATCTGGCATGCAATCAAGAAAAATAAAACAGTTGGAATTATTGAAGACAACGAAATAGACCAAATTATTAAAGTTGCCGCACCATTAGGAGTTATTGCTGGAATCATTCCAACAACCAACCCAACTTCAACTACTATTTTTAAAGCTTTGATTTGTATGAAAACAAGAAACCCAGTTATTTTCTCTTTCCACCCAAGTGCAGAACAGTGTTCTAAGAAAGCAGCTGAAATTTTATATCAAGCAGCTTTAGAAGCAGGCGCACCTGAAGGATGTATTCAATGGGTTGATGGAGTTAGCATGGAGAAAACAAGTACACTGATGAATCACCCTGACGTTGCTGCTGTACTAGCTACTGGTGGATCCGCAATGGTTAAGGCTGCTTATTCTACTGGGAAACCAGCATTAGGAGTTGGACCAGGAAATGTACCTTCTTATATCGAAAAATCTGCAAATGTAAAAAGAGCGGTAAATGACTTAGTAATTTCTAAGACATTCGATAATGGAATGGTTTGTGCATCTGAGCAAGCAGTAATCGTTGACAAAGAAATTTATGCAGAAGTAAAATCAGAATTCTTAAAACGCAAAGCTTATTTCGTAAAAGATAGCGAAAAAGCACAATTAGAAGATGCAATGATGAATGAAACAAAAACAGGTGTAAAGAGTCAAATCGTAGGGATGCCTGCAGTGAAAATTGCTGCTTTGGCTGGAATTGAAGTTCCAATAGAAACGAAGATTTTAATTGTTGAATTACCAGGTGCAGGTGAAAAGTACCCTCTATCTAGAGAAAAATTATCTCCAGTCTTGGCAATGATGGAAGCAACTTCAACCAAACACGGATTTGCTCTATGTAAAGATATGCTGAATTTAAATGGATTAGGTCACTCAGCATCTATTCATACAAGAAGAGAAGATTTTGTAAATGAATTTGGAAAAGAAATGAAAGCATGTCGAATCTTAGTTAACTCTCCTTCAGCACAAGGAGGAATCGGTGGACTTTACAACAATAACCTTCCTTCATTGACTTTAGGATGTGGTTCTTATGGACGGAACTCAGTATCTGGGAACGTAACTTCCTTTGATCTCCTAAATATTAAAACTATCGCAAAAAGGAGAAATAACATGCAATGGATTAAAGTACCAGACCGTATTTACTTTGAAGAGAACTCTGTTCGTTACCTACGAGATATGCAAGATGTAGAACGTGTATTTATCGTTTGTGATGAAGGGATGGTTCAATTAGGATATGTTGATGTTGTTATTGAACAACTAAAAAAACGTACCAATAAAGTAGTTTATAGCATTTTCTCTGATGTAGAGCCAAATCCTACTACGAAAACAGTTGAACAAGGAACCAATAAAATGAGAGAGTTCGAACCAGATACCATTATTGCAATCGGTGGAGGATCTCCAATGGATGCAGCTAAAGCAATGTGGTTATTCTACGAACACCCAGAAAGTAATTTCTTTGGAGCAAAACAAAAATACTTGGATATCCGTAAACGTACATATAAAATTAACCGTATGGAAAAAGCAAGTCTTGTATGTATCCCAACAACATCAGGTACTGGTTCTGAAGTAACACCGTTTACTGTTATTACGGATAGTGAAACACACATTAAGTATCCTTTAGCAGACTACGCTTTGACACCAGATGTGGCTATCATTGACCCACAATTTGTGTATAGTGTTCCTAAACCAGTTGTTGCAGATACAGGAATGGATGTATTGACACATGCAATTGAGTCTTATGTATCTGTTCTAGCAAGTGACTACACTAAAGGCTTGAGCTTACAAGCAATTAAATTAGTATTTGAGAATTTAAAAAATTCTTATGAGTATGGCGACAAAGAATCTCGTGAAAAGATTCATAATGCATCAACAATGGCTGGAATGGCTTTTGCAAATGCGTTCTTGGGAATTTCCCACTCACTAGCTCACAAAATCGGTGGACTATGGGAATTAGTACATGGTAGAACAAACGCAGTACTTCTACCTCACATTATCCGTTACAATGCATCAGAACCTATGAAACTTAGCATGTGGGCAAAATATGAATACTTCCGTGCAGATGAAGATTATGCAGATATCGCTCGCTTTATTGGTTTGAAAGGTGAAACAACTGAAGAATTAGTAGAAGCTCTTGCACAAGCCATTACACAACTTGGAAAAGACGTTGGTATTAAAATGAGCTTCCAAGAACAAGAAGTACCAGAAGAATGGTTACTTAAAGATGGAGACAAAATTGCAGAGCTTGCATTTGAAGACCAATGTACAACTGCAAATCCAAAACAACCATTAATTAGTGAATTAAAAGAAGTTCTTTACTCAGCATATTACGGAAAATAA